AATGTAGTTCCATTACAAAGTTTTCAACCTGAAAACAATTTAGCGCAACGTTATCCAGTTTTCAAGTTGAAAACAAAATTGAATTTTAGGTCATTTTGCCTGTTGATGGACTTACAACACGCCAGGCCACATCTCGCATGGCGCTTCGTGCCGCCTGGCTCACGCCTCCGAGCTGGAAAAAGCCATGGATGACACCGAGATAGCGCTGGCAAGTACATTCCACACCCTGTTCCTGGAACCGTTGATACAGGGCCTCGCCCTCATCGCGCAGTGGGTCGAATTCGGCAGTAATGATGTGCGTGGATGGCAGTCCGGCGAAGTCCTCACGCCAGAGCGGACTGGCTTCAGGATGCAGTGGATCGGTTCGCGGCATATACATCTCGTAGCCTGAAAGCAGCGTGTCACGCGTGATAATGTAATCCAGCCCATTACAGGTGTAGCTCGCAAACCTGGCGGTTGCGTCCAGCATGGGGTAGATCAGAATCAGCTGTGCAGGTTGCCATTGACGGGCGGCTTTCAGGCGTAGCGCGGTGACCAGCGCCAGATGCCCACCCGCGCTGTCACCAGCAAGCGTAATGTTCTCGCGATCTATCCCCAGTTTCTGGGCATATTTCCAGATAGTATTGGCTCCGGTTTCGGCATCGTTATGTGCGGCCGGGAAGGTGTGATCTGGTGCAAGTCGGTACTGTGCCGCAATCACGCGACAACGGCTGTAAAAAGCTAACTGCCTTAACTGGTTATCGTGAGTGGCAAAACCGCCGCTGACAAAGCAGCCACCATGATAATAAATGATGCAGGGTAATTTCCCTGTGGCATTGAGCGGCGAAACCACGCGAAACGTCATGGCATCGAGTTCAATATCTTCAACCTGGACGCGGGTTTCTGTTTCTCCTGCCAGTGTCGTGCTGGCGATGTAGCCCGCCCTCCGGTCATCAATATTCTGTTCGCGAGAAGAGGGGCGGCCCGCGGCGATAAACCCAGCGACCAGTTCGGCAATTCCTTTTTCCAGTGGCATATAACGCTCCTTTGACTGTATGTATGTACAGTTTATAACCTGGTTCGTTGGGGATGGAAAGTGGTGAAACGAGGGGATAATGATTCTGGATAGAGGTTCGCAAAAAATGGAATGCGGTTGGCGCTGGGTTTTTAATTTTTGTACTGTGAAACGATGATGCTATACGCCATTGACGTATAGATTATTTTCACTACTATAAGCCAATGGCGTATGGAATATGCAATTTATAGAAACGGAACTCTTTACTGAAGATGTTAAAAAACTGCTCGATGATGATGAATACCATAAGCTTCAGGTTTTTATGGCTCAGCATCCAGATTGTGGTGATGTCATTCAGGAAACGGGCGGCCTGAGAAAAATGCGCTGGGGAGCGCGAGGCAAAGGAAAGCGTAGTGGCGTGCGAATTATCTATTTTCACCGTAGTCAACGGTATGAGATTCGCTTGCTTCTGATTTATCAAAAAGGCATTAAAGATGATCTCACGCCGCAGGAAAAAGCGGTGCTTCGTATGCTGAATGAGAGGTGGTAGATGGATAAAGTGTTATTTGAGCGATTAACTCAAAGTATGTCTCAAATGAATGAAATCATTGAAGGGACCCGTGAACCTTCTCGTACCTTTCATATTGATGCAATGAAGATTAAAGAAATACGGCAGGCATCTGGGTTGTCGCAATCTAAGTTTGCAGAGCTGATTTCGGTCAACGTGGATACGCTGCGCAACTGGGAGCAAGGAAGACGTTCACCGACAGGGCCAGCCAAAGCGTTACTTCGCGCCATTGCCAACGACCCGAGAAACGTTATACAAGCATTGCGTTATTGAGCAATGATCCGGCTAACGTAGATTGCTAGCCGGTATACCAGAGAACTTATTCCCCTTCCCCCGGGAACAGGAACGGGTTGATGGAACTGCGGGCGAAGCCCTCCTGTTCCATGCGCGCGTCCAGCACCAGCGAGGCGAGGTCGTCGGCCACTGCTTCTACTTTCGGGTCTTTTTCCTGATAGAGAATCTTCAGGTAAGTCCCGCAATCGCCGCAGCTTTCGGCTTTCACCGCAGCCTGCTCATTTTCCAGCGACCAGTAGTGTAAGTCGCGGCTCTGTTCGCAGTTACTGCATTTTACGCGCACGACATGCCATTCGGTTTCGCACAGGTTACAGTGCAGATAACGCAGCCCCTGCGTGGTGCCGATCTGCACCATGCTGGAGACCGGCATCGAACCGCACACCGGGCAATACTGGCGCGCTTCACCGTATTCCGCGCGGGCTTTGCCTGGAATCAAGCTGGCCATTTGCGCCCAGTAAAGGGAGAGCGCGGCCCAGATAAAGGGGGCTTTATCGCTGCTGACGGAGGCAAAATCCGAGGCAAACAGCGCGCTGGCCATCTGCTCCAGCTCCTGCTCTGAGGCTTTCTCCAGGTTCTCGATCACCGCCAGCGCGGGGCCGCTCATCTCGGGTTTTAGCTCGGCAATTAACGAATGCAGCAGTTTTTGCCAGTGCTTATCACGCGGCAGCACGTGGATATCCAGCGGCGGCTTGCCCTGGTCGTTCGCTTCTTTAATACGTGCGGTCAGATCCATCTCCAGCGGATGGTCGTACAGCACCACTTCCTGCGCGTGCGCGATAAGCGCGGCAAAGCGCAGGTAATCGCCCAGCGGGTTATTTTCAGCCAGCTCGCGCAGACGTTCGGCGCGGCGGTTGTAGACGTTTTTGAGTCGGGGGAACAATAACGGCGGAATCATATCCGCCGTACGTTTCTCGCTCGACCCCAGCTCATCTTGCGGGATTATGCGAATACTCATTCAGTTTCTTTTTCCGTTGTCTTGCGGACTTCTCGGTACCAGCGCGGGTGATGTTTCTTCGCCCACGACCGGGTTACCCAGCCTTCCACCATCGCGGTAATGGTGCCTTTCACCCAAAGGGCGGCGTAGATATGCACCATGATAACCACAATTAACGCTACTGCGGCAAAAGAATGCAACATTAACGCGAATCGGATCACCGGGATTGAGAAAGCAGGCGCAAAGTACGGACGCCAGATAATTACCCCGCTCACCAGCAGCAGCACCAGGAAGATAATCGCCGCCCAGAATACGCATTTCTGACCGAAGTTATAACGCCCGGTGTCACCCACTTCCTCGTTGACGACGATCTTACGAATATTCTTCGCCCAAAAGATATCATCCCGATTGATTAGATTGTGGTGCCAATAACGGAAAAACATGATGATGAACGAGGCAAACATAACCACGCCCACAAACGGGTGCAGAATTCGCGCCAGTTGCGGGGTGCCCAGGATATGCATCAACCAGTTGAAGGATGGGAATAAAAAGCCCAGCCCGCTCACCGCCGCCAGCACGAAGCAGAAAGCGACGATCCAGTGGTTGATGCGTTCCGGCGCCGTATAGCGCACGATGGTGTCACGTCGTTTCATTTGCGCACCTCGTCTTTCTCTTCATGCAGGTTGTCATCTTCCTCTTCCGCGCGGTTCGGGCCGACGCCGACATAGTGGAAGACGCTGGCGGCAAAGGTCGCGGCAAAACCGAACGCGGCGAGCGGTTTCCAGACGCCTTTCCAGAACTTAACGGTTTCGCTGATTTCCGGGTTTTCCGGCAGACCGTGATACAGATTCGGCTTGTCGGCATGATGCAGCACGTACATGACATGCGTACCGCCTACTCCCGCCGGATCGTACAGACCCGCGTTGTCATAACCACGGGTTTTTAGTTCCGCCACACGCTCGCCCGCCAGCGTTTTCATATCCTCTTTCGAGCCAAAATGAATGGCGCCGGTTGGACAGGTCTTCACGCAGGCCGGTTCTTGCCCGACGGTCACGCGGTCAACGCACAGCGTACATTTATAGACGCGGTTGTCTTCCGGGTTGAGGCGCGGCACGTTGAACGGGCAGCCAGCGATACAGTAGCCGCAGCCGATACACTGCTCGGACTGGAAGTCGACAATACCGTTAGCGTACTGAATGATCGCCCCTTCCGCCGGACAGGCCTTCAGGCAGCCTGGATCGGCGCAGTGCATACAGCCATCCTTACGGATCAGCCACTCCAGTTTGTCGTTCTGTTCCACTTCCGAGAAGCGCATCACCGTCCAGGATTTCGCGGTTAAGTCCGCCGGGTTGTCATACACCCCGACGTTATTGCCCACTTCATCACGGATGTCGTTCCACTCGGAGCACGCCACCTGACACGCTTTACAGCCGATACAGGTGGTGACGTCGATGAGTTTCGCCACCTCTTCCTGGTGGTCCCGCGCCTGGGGCGCGGGGGTGAAACCGTTAGTGGCGGAACGACGAATGATGTCTTGCGATTGATAAGCCATAGGTCGTCTCCGTTACACCTTTTCCACGTTCACAAGGAAGGATTTAAACTCCGGCGTTTGCGTGTTCGCATCACCGACGAAAGGCGTTAACGTATTGGCGATAAAGCCTTTTTTCGCCACGCCTTCGTAGCCCCAGTGAATAGGAATACCGATGGTATCGATATCCTTGCCGTCCGCTTTCAGCGTGCGAATACGCTTGGTCACCACCGCTTTGGCTTTGATATAGCCGCGGTTCGAGGAGACCTTCACGGTATCGCCATGCGCGATACCGAGCTTATTCGCCAGCTTCTCGCCAATTTCCACAAACTGTTCCGGCTGGGCGATAGCGTTAAGCAACGCGTGCTTGGTCCAGTAGTGGAAGTGCTCGGTCAGACGGTAAGTAGTTCCGACATACGGGAACTTATCCGCTTTACCCAGCGCGTCGGCATCGTCTTTAAAGATACGGGCGGCAGGGTTAGAGATAACGTTCGGGTGCAGCGGGTTAGTGCCCAGCGGCGTTTCAAACGGCTCGTAGTGTTCCGGGAACGGCCCTTCCGCCATCTTATCGATAGCAAACAGGCGACCCATCCCTTCCGGCTGCATGATAAACGGTCCGACGTCGCTGCCGGGCGCGGCGGCGCTGTAGTCCGGAATATCCCATCCGGCCCATTTTCCGCCTTCCCATTTCAGTAGCTGACGTTTCGGGTCCCAGGGATTACCCTGCGGATCGGCGGAGGCGCGGTTATAGAGGATGCGGCGGTTAAGCGGCCATGCCCATGCCCAGCCCAGCGTGTTGCCGAGACCAGACGGGTCGGCGTTATCACGACGCGCCATCATGTTGCCTTCCGGCGTCCAGCTACCGGCGAAAATCCAGCAGCCGCTGGACGTCGTACCGTCATCGCGCAGTTGCGCGAACGAACTGAGTTGTTGGCCTTTCTTCACCACCACCGCGCCGGTTGCCGGATCGATAAGATCGGCCAGCGCTTTACCGTTACTTTCCATCGCCACTTCTTCAGAGGCGGGTTCGTATGGTTTGGTGTAGTTCCAGGTCATATTCAGCACCTGTTCCGGGTTGGCGCCGCCCTGTTCAGAGTACATCTTACGCAGGCGTAAGAAGATACCGGCGAGGATTTCGCCGTCGGTCATGGCAATTCCCGGGGCGTCCGCGCCCTTCCAGTGCCACTGTAACCAACGACCGGAGTTAACGATGGAACCATTTTCCTCGGCAAAACAGGTGGAAGGCAGACGGAACACTTCGGTCTGGATTTTTGCGGGATCAACGTCGTTCGACTCACCGTGGTTTTGCCAGAAGGTGGACGTTTCGGTGTTGAGCGGATCGATAGTCACCAGGTACTTCAGTTTGGAAAGCGATGCGACCACTTTGTTTTTGTTCGGGAATGAGGCCACCGGGTTAAAGCCCTGGCAGATATAGCCGTTGACCTTGCCCTGTTTCATCATCTCGAAGTACTGCAGTACATCGTACCCTTTGTCCCACTTCGGTAGCCAGTCGAAGCCCCAGCTATTTTCCGCTGTCGCTTTATCACCAAAGAAGGCCTTCATCATCGAGACGAAGAATTTCGGATAGTTGCCCCAGTAGTTGACCTGATCCTTCAACAATGGCTTCGGCGTATTGGCAGCCAGATAGGTTTGCAGGTCGGTCTGTTTTTCGCTCGGCAGCGTCAGATAGCCCGGCAGACTTTGCGACAGCAGTCCTAAGTCGGTCAGTCCCTGAATGTTGGAGTGACCGCGCAGGGCGTTAACGCCGCCGCCCGCCATCCCCATGTTACCGAGCAGAAGCTGGATCATCGCCATAGTACGGATGTTCTGCGCACCGATGGAATGCTGCGTCCAGCCCAGCGCGTACAGGAACGACGCTGTTTTATCTTTTGCGCTGGTTTCTGCAATGTACTCGCACACTTTCAGGAAGTCCGCTTTCGGCGTACCGCAGATATTTTCTACCATGTCCGGCGTGTAGCGTGAGACATGCTGTTTCAACAGATTCCAGACACAGCGCGGGTGTTGCAGTGTCGTATCGTGTTTGGCAAAACCGTTTTCGTCCAGCTCATAGTGCCAACTGGTTTTATCGTACTGACGCTTGTCGGCGTCATAGCCAGTGAACAGACCATCATCGAAGCCAAAATCTTCACGCACGATCAGGCTGGCATTGGTATAGGCCTCGGTGTATTCACGGTTGTATTTTTCGTTGGTCAGCAGATACAGCATCACGCCTGACAAGAAGGCAATGTCAGTACCAGAGCGTATTGGCGCATAGAAATCGGCCACCGACGCGGTACGCGTAAAGCGCGGATCGATCACAATCAGCTTCGCGCCGTTGTGAATTTTGGCTTCCATCGCCCAGCGGAACCCGACCGGGTGAGCTTCTGCGGCGTTACCGCCCATCACCACGACGAGGTTGGCGTTCTTGATGTCGACCCAGTGGTTGGTCATCGCACCGCGACCAAATGTTGGAGCAAGACTTGCTACCGTTGGTCCGTGTCAGACACGCGCCTGGTTGTCGACCGCGAGCATACCCAGCGCGCGGGAGAATTTTTGCGTTAAATAACCCGTCTCGTTACTGGATGCGGAAGCGCACAGCATCCCGGTGGTGAGCCAGCGGTTAACGGTAACGCCTTCGGCGTTCTGCGCCTGATAGTTGGCGTCGCGATCTTCCTTCATCAGTTTAGCGATGCGGTCAAACGCTTCTTCCCAACTGATTTGTTGCCACTTATCTGAACCCGGCGCGCGGTATTGCGGGAATTTCAGGCGGCTTTCAGAGTGGATAAAGTCCACCAGACCGGCCCCTTTCGGGCACAGCGCGCCACGGCTTACCGGATGATCCGGGTCCCCTTCGATATGGAAAATAGATGCTTTGGCGTTTTTCGCACCGTCGCCGAGGCTGTACATCAACAGCCCGCAGCCAACGGAACAGTAGGTGCAGGTGTTACGGGTTTCGCGGGTGCGCAGCAGTTTATATTGCCGTGTTTCCGCTAGCGCTACGCCGGGCGCGAAGCCCAGTGCCGCCGCCGTGGTGCCTGCCATACCGCCAGCGCAGATCTTAAAGAACTGCCTTCTGCTGACCTGCATGGTTTGCTCCTTGTTTCGACATTGTCACTTCTCTTTCACATTTCTCTATCCGAAACGCTCAGGGAGTGGTTGTTATTTTTCTTTGCGGACGGGCCCGCAAAGGTTCAGAATTGGATAAATTTTCCTCCATCCGGGAGGAGTTGTAACAGAATACCATAATGTTGGTGTGTGTGTTCTTATATGGTTAAAAGAAAGTGAACAATATACTGTCTGAAGAAGTCCTAAATGTGACTGATTTCACAACCTCACGCCAGTTGACTCTCTGGAAACGCGAGGATTTGCAGTCCCCCCAACTTGATGATGTTGCCGAGGAAGTGCCAGTGGCACTGGTGTATAACGGCATTTCGCATGTCGTTATGATGGCCTCTCCGAAAGATCTGACGCATTTTGCAATGGGGTTTTCTCTGTCGGAAGGGATCATTGACAGCCCGCGTGAAATCTATGGCATGGACGTTGTACCGTCCTGTAACGGACTTGAAGTGCAGATTGATCTTTCCAGCCGTCGATTTATGGGGCTGAAAGCGCGTCGTCGCGCGCTGGCCGGACGTACCGGTTGCGGCGTATGTGGCGTGGAACAGCTCAATGACATCGGTAAGCCGGTGCAACCGCTGCCGTTTAGCCAAACGTTTAATCTCGGTAACCTTGATCGCGCGTTAAAACATCTGAATGATTTTCAACCGACGGGTAAGCTGACGGGTTGTACGCACGCTGCGGCATGGGTCATGCCGTCGGGTGAACTGGCGGGGGGCCATGAAGATGTCGGACGCCACGTTGCGCTGGATAAACTGCTCGGCCGCCGCGCTACGGAAGGTGAGGAATGGCGGCAAGGCGCGGCGCTGGTTTCCAGTCGCGCGAGTTACGAAATGGTGCAGAAGTCCGCGATGTGCGGCGTTGAAATTCTGTTTGCCGTCTCTGCCGCAACGACGCTGGCGGTCGAGGTGGCTGAACGCTGCAATCTGACGCTGGTGGGGTTCTGTAAGCCGGGTCGGGCGACGATTTATACCCATCCGCAGCGGTTAATCGCAGACTAAAATAGTACCCTCTACATTTGCGTAAAATATATATTTTCTCAATTTTACAGCCTCTCTTGATAACGGAATCACGTATAGTGGCGAGGCCATACAGGTTTTAATCGTTTTTATGCTGGACCGCAGCTTATTCCAGCCATTCACGAGGCGCTTGCTACCCGGTAATACTTCGAACGAAAAAAGCGCCCCTGGGGCGCTCTTTTGGCAGTCGCTAACGACTTATTTGCTCAGTTTAGCGGTTATATGCACGCGATTTGCAGCGTGAAAAGCTTAGAACTCACGCTCAAGATGATAGCCATTATAGGTGTCGATGAGTTCGTTATAAGCTTTAACCACAGCCTCATAAGAACCATCTACCATATCGCCGCTGCCGCTATTGAGGTAGTCCTGCTCATGCGAGGTATACGCCACGTTATCGCGCACGCGCCGAATGCGTTTTTTCACCTTGCCCTGGAATTTTTCCAGCTCAGAAATAAAGCCAGGGAAGCTACGATGTTTATCTATATCAACGTTGATCTTCTCGTTTAGCTTCTGAGTATGCTCTTCAAAATCAGCGAGCTGTTTGCTTACTGCCGCCACATCAAAAGAATCATCAGCTACAGCGTCATTAAGCGTCTCGGCTTCCTGCATCGTCAAAAGCGTATAGTACTTAATGGATTTACCTTCTTTCTTCTCGGTCGCCTTAATTTCATTAGCCGCATGCTGCCCACTCATAATGGTAATCTCGGCGATATATTTCTTCGCAATGGGATCAAACTCATCGAACTGTTTTATAAACGTTTTATGGAACGCTTTAGCGCCAGCAAAGGCATCATCCTTGAAGTTATCTTGATCATAGTATTTATTCATACTATTGATTGTTTCAGCTAGTGGCCCAGCCGCATTAATAAATGCCAGAGCAGCACTATCCAGAGAGGCAAACGCCGGCTTTAATTCAGCCGCCGCCTTGATGTCTTTCCGGCAGTCCTGGATAAATGCAGGATACACAGGAACCAGCGGAGAGGGATCGTCTTCCTTACCGGTAGGGCCGGTGCGGAAATCGTCGAATGTGTTAGCATAACGATTTACAGCACGGTAAATATCTGCCTGGAGATTATTATAACAATCAATGTAAACATTCAGCTTTTGGTTAAGAACATCGTTCGCATCTGCGCTTTCCGCTGATGTGGGTTGTGTATTGCTCGCTGATGAGTCCGCACTCTGAGCTACAGGTTGTTCGTCCGCTTTTTTTTCATCACAAGCGCTTAGCCCGGCAGTCATCAGCATAGCGATAATAATTGATGATAACAAATCCTTTTTCATTAGAATAACCTATAAATAATATCATTGAAATTTACAGATTCATTTTAATGAAAAAAAACAGGTATGTGATTTATTCAACACAAAAAATACTTAATGCATATTTCATTATAATTAACATTATCAATATCAATGTGTTCGTTAAAATAAGAGAACCCCAACGTAAATATACAAAAGGCAATTAAATGAAAAGGAATTTATTATCCTCAGCGATAATCATTGCGCTAATGACCCTGGGCGCAACAGGATGTGATGACAATAATGTTAAAACCGAGGCGACGCCGGCCGCCAGCAGTCAGCCTGCGACGCCAGCGCCTTCTCAGACGCCGGAAACGCAATCTGGCGAAAGTCCAGCGCAGCCCTCAGCAGCGAAGCCAGAAACGGCAACTCAGCCCCCGGTGGCGAAACCAGAAACGCCAGCTCAGCCGGAGGTTGACGCTGAAGAAGTTTATAGTGAAAAAATGGATGTCTATATCGATTGTTTTAATAAACTTCAATTGCCCGTTCAGCACAGTCTGGCGCGTTACGCGGATTGGGTGAAAGACTTTAAAAAAGGTCCGACAGGGAAAGAGAGCCTGGTTTATGGCATTTATGGTATTACGGAGTCTTACATAACGAATTGCCAGAAAGAGATGAAACAGGTGGCCGCCTTAACGCCATTACTTGAGCCTATTGATGGCGTTGCCGTTAGCTATATTGATAGCGCCGCCGCGCTGGGTAATACCATTAACGAAATGGAAAAATATTATACCCAGGAAAACTATAAAGATGATGCCTTTGCTAAAGGTAAGGCGCTGCATCAGACATTACTGAAGAATATCGAGGATTTTAAACCCGTCTCGGAAAAATATCATGAGGCTATTCAGGAAATAAATGACAGGCGGCAATTGACACAGTTGAAGAGAATAGAAGAAGCGGAAGGCAAAACATTTAACTATTATTCTCTGGCTGTCATGATTTCGGCAAAGCAGATCAACAAGGTTATTTCTGCCGATACCTTTGATGCCGAAGCGATGATGAAAAAAGTCGCGGAACTGGAAACAATGATTGCGCAATTGAAAGAAGTGAATACTGATGGCCGTAATTCTTCTTTCATCAGCTCTGCGGCTGATTATCAGCTACAAGCTAAAAAATATATTCGTCGCATCAGAGACAATGTTGAGTATTCTGATTTTGAAAAGAAACGGGTGCAGGACCCTGCAACAGGATGGATGGTTGCGGATTCTTATCCGGCGTCGTTGAGAAGTTATAACGAGATGGTGGATGATTATAACCGCCTGCGTTGAGTGACGGCACATTAACTGCGCACAGGCTGGCGCAAGTGCCTATAAAATTACGCGATAACGCCAATAAAAAGCGCCGATCAGGCGCTTTTTTCGTTCATGTATTCTTCATCAGGCAATATCCGTAAAAATAGCTGACGTAAACATTAACTAAAGAGAGTTATTAGAAAAACCAGTAATCTGAAGCTATCACAAGATGTTGACGTCACGCTGGAAGGTACTGGTAGTGTCATTGAGGATCGGCATTTATATGGAAAGCATTTATCCCCCTGATGCGAAAATTCTGAGCTACTTCAGCATAGGGCGGCCCA
This DNA window, taken from Salmonella enterica subsp. enterica serovar Typhimurium str. LT2, encodes the following:
- the yiiG gene encoding putative cytoplasmic protein (similar to E. coli orf, hypothetical protein (AAC76878.1); Blastp hit to AAC76878.1 (351 aa), 67% identity in aa 15 - 351); protein product: MTLGATGCDDNNVKTEATPAASSQPATPAPSQTPETQSGESPAQPSAAKPETATQPPVAKPETPAQPEVDAEEVYSEKMDVYIDCFNKLQLPVQHSLARYADWVKDFKKGPTGKESLVYGIYGITESYITNCQKEMKQVAALTPLLEPIDGVAVSYIDSAAALGNTINEMEKYYTQENYKDDAFAKGKALHQTLLKNIEDFKPVSEKYHEAIQEINDRRQLTQLKRIEEAEGKTFNYYSLAVMISAKQINKVISADTFDAEAMMKKVAELETMIAQLKEVNTDGRNSSFISSAADYQLQAKKYIRRIRDNVEYSDFEKKRVQDPATGWMVADSYPASLRSYNEMVDDYNRLR